A single region of the Vicinamibacteria bacterium genome encodes:
- a CDS encoding biotin/lipoyl-containing protein → MTDVIMPQMGESIAEGTVTKWMKQIGDKVQRDEPLFEISTDKVDAEIPSPATGVLKEIRVAPGTTVPINTVVAIIAAEGETVASPRAPAPAPSPAVAPPAPPTPPAPAVNFALAPEHPAPRPAPTPAPPVAAPPPTAAPPRPAP, encoded by the coding sequence ATGACTGACGTCATCATGCCCCAGATGGGCGAATCCATCGCGGAGGGGACGGTCACCAAGTGGATGAAGCAGATCGGGGACAAGGTCCAGAGGGACGAGCCTCTCTTCGAGATCTCCACCGACAAAGTGGACGCGGAGATCCCCTCCCCCGCGACGGGCGTGCTCAAGGAGATCCGGGTGGCCCCCGGCACGACGGTGCCGATCAATACCGTGGTGGCCATTATTGCGGCGGAGGGGGAGACGGTCGCCTCACCCCGGGCGCCGGCCCCCGCCCCCTCGCCCGCCGTGGCTCCCCCCGCACCCCCTACCCCCCCCGCCCCGGCGGTGAACTTCGCGCTCGCGCCCGAGCACCCGGCGCCCCGCCCCGCGCCCACTCCCGCGCCCCCCGTGGCCGCTCCCCCCCCGACTGCTGCCCCCCCCCGTCCTGCACCGG
- a CDS encoding alpha-ketoacid dehydrogenase subunit beta codes for MAVLTYLEAIRLAMLEEMQRDERVFVIGEDVGIYGGAFRATAGFLETFGESRVIDTPISETAIVGAAIGASLMGLRPIAEMQFIDFISCAFDMLVNYAAKSRFRWGAGIPIVVRGPCGGGVHGGPFHSQNPEAFFMNVPGLKIVAPATPRDAKGLLTAAIRDPDPVIFLEHKFLYRRIKEEVPEGEVLVPIGQAALAREGQDLSIITYGAMRYVALEAAEAAAGDGIQVEVLDLRTLQPLDEEAILRTAAKTGKVIVLHEPTRTGGPGGEISALIAERAFEYLDAPLVRIAPPDTPVPYSPPLEEHFLPDAGRVGKAIRALHDY; via the coding sequence ATGGCGGTCCTCACCTACCTGGAGGCCATCCGCCTGGCTATGCTGGAGGAGATGCAGCGGGACGAGCGGGTCTTCGTCATCGGTGAGGACGTGGGGATCTACGGGGGGGCCTTCCGGGCCACCGCAGGTTTCCTGGAGACCTTCGGCGAGAGCCGAGTCATCGACACCCCCATCAGCGAGACGGCCATCGTGGGGGCGGCCATCGGCGCCTCCCTGATGGGGCTGCGGCCCATCGCGGAAATGCAGTTCATCGACTTCATCTCCTGCGCCTTCGACATGCTCGTGAACTACGCGGCCAAGAGCCGCTTCCGATGGGGGGCGGGGATACCGATCGTGGTGCGCGGGCCCTGCGGTGGCGGCGTGCACGGCGGGCCCTTTCACAGCCAGAACCCCGAGGCCTTCTTCATGAACGTGCCCGGACTCAAGATCGTCGCCCCCGCCACGCCCCGGGACGCCAAGGGACTCCTCACCGCGGCCATCCGGGATCCCGATCCCGTGATTTTTCTCGAACACAAGTTCCTCTACCGGCGCATCAAGGAGGAGGTACCGGAGGGCGAGGTTCTGGTCCCCATCGGCCAGGCCGCCCTCGCTCGCGAGGGCCAGGACCTGTCCATCATCACCTACGGGGCCATGCGGTACGTGGCCTTGGAAGCGGCGGAGGCGGCGGCGGGGGACGGGATCCAGGTCGAGGTGCTGGACCTCCGCACCCTCCAGCCCCTGGACGAGGAAGCCATCCTCCGCACCGCGGCCAAGACGGGCAAGGTGATCGTGCTCCACGAGCCCACCCGCACGGGCGGGCCAGGGGGGGAGATCTCCGCCCTCATCGCGGAACGGGCCTTCGAATACCTCGACGCCCCTCTCGTCCGGATCGCCCCTCCCGACACCCCCGTACCCTACTCCCCGCCCCTCGAGGAGCATTTCCTGCCCGACGCGGGGCGCGTGGGCAAGGCCATCCGGGCACTGCACGACTATTAG
- a CDS encoding thiamine pyrophosphate-dependent dehydrogenase E1 component subunit alpha, whose translation MSSPAPAVRPPAAQLSKAQLLELYHYLNLNRLAEEKLTNLYRQGKVVGGLYRSLGQEGCSVGSAYALEVGDMFTPLIRNLGAIFVRGGRPRDVFAQYMARAAGPTRGRDLNVHFGWLSETGSMPSVISMLGDVVPVLTGAVIAERMKGKRTVALTWIGDGGVSTGAFHEGFNFACVQKAPLVVIVENNKFAYSTPTYKQTANTRFVDRAPAYGCFGEQVDGNDVLAVYEVTREAIERARRGQGPTLIEADTMRMRGHAEHDDMKYVPRQMLEEWARKDPLLRYEGHLLGQGIASKDELAAIVASIETSLREDLAFAEASPFPEPESAMSGVYADRAVAPPTPPLVREWERGKGAR comes from the coding sequence ATGTCCAGCCCCGCTCCCGCGGTAAGGCCCCCGGCGGCCCAGCTGAGCAAGGCCCAGCTCCTCGAGCTCTACCACTATCTCAACCTCAACCGCCTGGCCGAGGAGAAGCTCACCAATCTCTACCGCCAGGGCAAGGTCGTGGGGGGCCTCTACCGCAGCCTGGGCCAGGAGGGCTGCTCGGTGGGGAGCGCCTACGCCCTGGAGGTGGGCGATATGTTCACGCCCCTCATCCGCAACCTGGGGGCCATCTTTGTGCGGGGCGGGCGGCCCCGCGACGTTTTCGCCCAGTACATGGCCCGCGCCGCCGGCCCCACCCGGGGCCGCGATCTGAACGTGCACTTCGGTTGGCTCTCCGAGACCGGCAGCATGCCCTCTGTGATCTCCATGCTGGGGGACGTGGTGCCGGTCCTGACCGGGGCCGTCATCGCGGAGCGCATGAAGGGCAAGCGGACGGTGGCCCTGACCTGGATCGGGGACGGCGGCGTCTCCACGGGTGCTTTCCACGAGGGCTTCAACTTCGCCTGCGTCCAGAAGGCGCCCCTGGTCGTGATCGTGGAGAACAACAAGTTCGCCTACTCTACCCCCACCTACAAGCAGACCGCCAACACCCGCTTCGTGGACCGGGCCCCGGCCTACGGCTGTTTCGGGGAACAAGTGGACGGCAACGACGTGCTCGCGGTCTACGAAGTGACCCGCGAGGCCATCGAGCGGGCGCGGCGGGGCCAGGGCCCCACCCTCATCGAGGCCGACACCATGCGCATGCGGGGCCACGCCGAGCACGATGACATGAAATACGTGCCCCGGCAGATGCTGGAGGAGTGGGCCCGCAAGGACCCTCTCCTTCGCTACGAGGGCCACCTCCTCGGCCAGGGGATCGCCAGCAAGGACGAGCTGGCGGCGATAGTGGCCTCGATCGAGACGTCTCTTCGCGAGGACCTGGCCTTCGCGGAGGCCAGCCCCTTTCCGGAGCCGGAGAGCGCCATGAGCGGGGTCTACGCCGACCGCGCCGTGGCTCCGCCCACCCCCCCCCTCGTGCGCGAATGGGAGCGCGGCAAGGGCGCGCGCTGA
- the lpdA gene encoding dihydrolipoyl dehydrogenase, which produces MANGESFDLTVIGSGPGGYVAAVRAAQMGLRTAVVERDPTGCGGTCLLRGCIPTKALLHTADLYEDLKNGKEFGIVAEKIGIDFPAVMSRKARIVSRLSKGIESYLFKKNKITLFKGQARLEGKGTVVVTGDKEERRVASRAILLATGSRPKSLPGIEPDGRSIVTSDEILEISEIPKTLIVIGAGAVGIEFASVFARFGSAVTVIEMLPRVLPLEDEEISAEAGKVLAKQMTIHTGARTQAAIKTPAGVEVAFTTAAGETKTLTADLLLLAVGRGPVTDGLGLEATRIPLDRGFIRVNPRMETAEPGVYAIGDVVTIDDRPHPQLAHVASFEGIGVAERLAGHNTEPLNYDRIPSATYCSPETAGVGLTEAEAKKRGYDVRVGRFAFGNLAKPRILGHPEGLVKVVSEAKYDEVLGVHIVGPHATDLISEACVALRLEATTEEIFRTVHPHPTLPEVLMQAAEAVYGHAIDA; this is translated from the coding sequence TTGGCCAACGGCGAGAGCTTCGACCTAACCGTGATCGGGAGCGGACCGGGCGGCTACGTGGCCGCCGTCCGGGCCGCCCAGATGGGCCTGCGGACCGCGGTCGTGGAGCGTGATCCCACCGGCTGCGGGGGGACCTGCCTCCTTCGGGGCTGCATCCCCACCAAGGCCCTCTTGCACACCGCCGACCTCTACGAGGACTTGAAGAACGGCAAGGAGTTCGGGATCGTGGCCGAGAAGATCGGGATCGACTTCCCGGCCGTGATGAGCCGGAAGGCGCGCATCGTCAGCCGGCTCAGCAAGGGGATCGAGAGCTACCTCTTCAAGAAGAACAAGATCACCCTCTTCAAGGGCCAGGCGCGACTGGAGGGCAAGGGCACCGTCGTGGTGACGGGCGACAAGGAGGAGAGGCGGGTCGCGAGTCGGGCCATCCTGCTTGCTACCGGCTCCCGGCCCAAGAGCCTTCCCGGCATCGAGCCCGACGGTCGATCCATCGTGACCTCCGACGAGATCCTCGAGATCTCGGAGATCCCCAAGACCCTGATCGTCATCGGGGCGGGGGCGGTGGGCATCGAGTTCGCTTCCGTCTTCGCCCGCTTTGGCTCCGCCGTCACCGTGATCGAGATGCTGCCCCGCGTGCTTCCCCTGGAGGACGAGGAGATATCGGCCGAGGCGGGCAAGGTCCTCGCCAAGCAGATGACGATCCACACCGGGGCCCGGACCCAGGCCGCCATCAAGACCCCGGCCGGGGTGGAGGTCGCCTTCACCACCGCCGCCGGGGAGACCAAAACCCTGACCGCGGACCTGCTCCTCCTGGCCGTAGGACGCGGGCCCGTAACCGACGGCCTCGGCCTGGAGGCGACCCGCATTCCGCTGGATCGCGGGTTCATCCGGGTCAACCCCCGCATGGAGACCGCGGAGCCCGGCGTCTACGCCATCGGAGACGTGGTGACCATTGACGATCGGCCCCATCCCCAGCTCGCCCACGTGGCTTCCTTTGAGGGCATCGGGGTGGCCGAGCGCCTGGCCGGCCATAACACGGAGCCTTTGAACTACGACCGCATCCCTTCCGCTACCTACTGCTCGCCGGAAACGGCGGGGGTCGGGCTCACGGAAGCCGAGGCCAAGAAACGAGGCTACGATGTGAGGGTGGGGCGGTTCGCCTTCGGCAACCTGGCCAAGCCCCGCATCCTCGGCCACCCCGAGGGGCTGGTGAAGGTGGTGTCGGAGGCGAAGTACGACGAGGTCCTCGGTGTTCACATCGTGGGACCCCACGCCACCGATCTCATCTCCGAGGCTTGCGTGGCCCTTCGCCTAGAAGCCACCACCGAGGAGATTTTCCGGACCGTGCACCCCCACCCCACCCTGCCCGAGGTCCTTATGCAGGCGGCGGAGGCGGTCTACGGCCACGCCATCGACGCCTAG
- a CDS encoding hemolysin family protein has protein sequence MSEAMFIVVSIFLLLLGNGFFSGSEIAVISARRSRIEALVGEKSKAAQRVKELQDNMDHFLATAQIGVTVMGTLAGVLGGYLASRHLDPWLRTSPLARYLPVSFEAAFIVGLGIVYVELVLGELVPKALALQFTETVALLVSWPFQVMSRASRLLVAVLTASTRGVLRLCGVREFGGRTFVSEEEIKHLVREGRQQGVLNQTEMELIHSVFEFTDTPVRKVMVPRPKIFALDANTPPDEVGSLIVESGFSRIPAYEGSVDNIVGLLYVKDALRLLEKRQPVVVRKILHPVHFVPETKKVGPLLKELQKRRTHMAVVIDEHGSVTGLVTLEDLLEEIVGEIQDEYDWEERPVERLRDGSLVVEGTVTAAELREGFQVPLPESPEFETVAGFMLDRLGSVPKGGEVVTVGDYRLTVVDVERNRISKVKIEKAPASVKA, from the coding sequence ATGTCCGAAGCGATGTTCATCGTGGTGTCGATCTTTCTCCTCCTGCTGGGGAACGGCTTCTTCTCGGGGAGCGAGATCGCGGTCATTTCCGCCCGCCGAAGCCGGATCGAGGCGCTGGTGGGGGAGAAGAGCAAGGCCGCCCAGCGGGTGAAAGAGCTCCAGGACAACATGGATCACTTCCTCGCCACTGCCCAGATCGGGGTCACCGTCATGGGCACCCTGGCGGGCGTGCTCGGGGGGTACCTGGCGAGCCGCCACCTGGATCCCTGGCTCCGGACATCCCCTTTGGCACGCTATCTGCCCGTCTCCTTCGAGGCCGCGTTCATCGTGGGCCTGGGGATCGTGTACGTGGAGCTGGTCCTGGGCGAGCTGGTGCCCAAAGCCTTGGCCCTCCAGTTCACGGAGACCGTGGCCCTCCTCGTCTCCTGGCCCTTCCAGGTCATGTCCCGGGCTTCGCGCCTGCTGGTGGCCGTCCTCACCGCCTCCACCCGGGGGGTGCTTCGGCTCTGCGGGGTGCGTGAGTTCGGGGGGCGGACCTTCGTCTCCGAGGAGGAGATCAAGCATCTGGTCCGGGAAGGACGCCAGCAGGGCGTGCTGAACCAGACGGAAATGGAGCTTATCCACAGCGTGTTCGAGTTCACGGACACGCCCGTGCGCAAGGTGATGGTGCCCCGGCCCAAGATCTTTGCCCTCGACGCCAACACCCCCCCCGACGAGGTGGGGAGCCTGATCGTGGAGAGCGGCTTCTCGCGTATTCCCGCCTATGAGGGCTCGGTGGACAACATCGTAGGGCTACTCTACGTGAAGGACGCCCTGCGCCTGCTGGAAAAGCGGCAGCCGGTGGTCGTCCGCAAGATCCTGCACCCCGTGCATTTCGTCCCCGAGACCAAGAAGGTAGGCCCCCTCCTCAAAGAGCTGCAGAAGCGTCGCACCCACATGGCGGTGGTGATCGACGAGCACGGCTCCGTCACCGGCCTCGTGACCCTCGAGGATCTGCTGGAGGAAATCGTGGGCGAGATCCAGGACGAATATGACTGGGAAGAGCGCCCCGTGGAGCGCCTTCGCGATGGCTCGCTGGTGGTGGAGGGGACGGTCACCGCGGCCGAGTTGCGCGAAGGCTTTCAGGTGCCGTTGCCGGAATCCCCGGAGTTTGAGACTGTGGCCGGCTTCATGCTCGACCGCCTCGGCTCCGTTCCCAAGGGGGGGGAGGTGGTGACGGTGGGGGACTATCGTTTAACGGTCGTGGACGTGGAGCGCAACCGCATTAGCAAGGTCAAGATCGAGAAGGCGCCGGCCTCGGTCAAGGCCTGA